In Episyrphus balteatus chromosome 4, idEpiBalt1.1, whole genome shotgun sequence, the sequence gacctgacagattggtgcgcatttttgacaaacaaattttgacaacgttcgaaagatattaccttattatgtgtactgtgcatcattgtatatatatttctatagtactatcatgaagtcgaatttagtattagttcaAGTCACCACTATTGTGAGGTGGCGCTCTGtgtatttatttcatacaaattctgcttttttaagttACCACCAGAGTTCCTGAgatcgttttacttcatgatagtactatggaaatatatatatacaatgctgTGCATATACACAAccttccacttttttcgacaacttttcatggtcgatatgaaaagttccgttattttctcaaaatttctgTTATGCCATCTTAAAGAATaggctttttataacaaataggggaaagtggcctaaaatggcaccccaaggtaaaatggcccccttgctagaaatcgtagaatcgaaaataattagaaagttttatgaacgcgattctttagtttatctggcaaaaccaacatatacgaaatttcaggaacttcaagccattatttgaaatttgacaggtcaaactgtctctatccacatcaaaaagtacactcgttaaaattttgtgaaattttttttgcaaaaaaaaatttaaaaaaaacattgtattttggaaaaagaagttaatgtgtgTACTGTGTgcgcatgaagtatttcttattaatttactgaaaaAAGTTGGTTTAAACCgattttaaatttgttggtgtaaaaattaaattgaaaaaactcaaaatgggcaaaatggcctacttagtgctcgggtaaaatggcatacctatttcacaagtcattttaattttttttttcacattttcatttttttaaagtgaaaatagttgctatttatgaacgatgcacagagaggaagtcctggactgaggaaagcccttgattccgtcaaaaacctggaaaaaagcatccaaaacactcaaagttgcaaaaactacaaaaacgagacgtgcaaccaacatgaacttggttttgaatgactcgatgaaagatctggggggattaagcaccacttgttccaagaaaatggaaaaaaagccctttgactcaattttgcatttaaaatcacgtatgtttggacagtgtgctatttaacccgggtaaatttgatcagtgaaatttgtagacgtcttgaaaattaaaaaaattaaatactttttggaactttttcaactcgcaaatgaaaaaaatgtgagagtaatatattaaactttgaaaagtatatagcatttaagtttgaatgctactgtttttcgagatataggacattttccttaggggggccattttaggccaccccCTATAACGAAAAATGACGTCATTATATTGACATCGATATTTCGGCCTATGGCCTACTACGGACCCAATTATAATTGGTTTGATCAATGCTAAATaacttttaattgaaaaagtttaatcttgatgagaaaaatcaaaaagattGAACAATGTTTTTCACTAGCTCGTTCCTGTTTGAGATGTtggttaacaaaaaattaaaggtaatacgtctgtgtattttttgaaaacggattgaAATATCGAAAAACTTTCATACCTATCTAGTGAATTAACAAGGGGCCTTTCCAATGTCTTCATTCTGCTAATCCGTCACTGCTAATTTTCTTCTGTCaaccataaaaaaaatcggTTATCCAAACGGTTAGTAATCATTCAAAGGTCAAATTGAATTACTTTCGATTGTACTTAGAGTAAGGTATGTAGATACTCAAGTATGCTCATATAATTGGCTTGATACAGTTTTTTTGGGTGGAACCTGTTTGATTATTTTCATTAGTTTCTTTGCGAGATTTCTTATATGCGATAGGTAAGTAGATTGATCATTTTGGATTAATGGACAAAACGTCAGGTACACATAGATCATATGAAACACCTTTCGCACCTAAAGAAGGTGCTTACAATTGATAAGCTTTTGGagcatttttgtttgttgcccGCAGCCAAAttaatcattaaaatttttgttgtttgcttCTACCGATGAATGTTTGTGGTTTTACATTTTgtccaaaaacttttattttgcaaacgaaaaaattcattacaaTGCGAATTTCTTTTCGAGAATGTAGGtcagaaaaatgttcaaaagttatgtgtgttattttgttacctaagaagttttttttacgtCCTTGAAAGAGTGTGGGTTAGGCTTTCAGTCGCATAGACTATAAAATCAAACTGCAATCACTAATCCGATATCACTTGAATACATTCCTTCTCATTAGCAGTATCAAACAAATTTATCTGAGAAAAATGGCTTTCAAggtaaaaaagatataaaatacTAAGAGATAGTTGGAGATCCTTTTATTTGactttgaatttctttttagtTCGTCCttgcttttgctcttgttgctGTTGCTAGTGCAGGATATGTTCCTCAACCACAAGTCTACCATGCTGCTCCAGTTGCACATACTGTTGCTGTTGCTCAAGCACCACAGCATATTTTGACTAAGAGTGTTGAGGAATATGATCCACATCCACAGTACAACGTTGCCTATAACGTTCACGATTCTATTACTGGAGATGTCAAGAGTCAATCGGAGAGCAGGGATGGTGATGTTGTTAATGGAGAATACTCTTTGATCGATGCTGATGGATACAAAAGGACAGTTTCATACAGTGCTGATGCTGAGCATGGATTCAACGCTGTAGTCAACCGTGTTCCAATCCATGAAGGTGAGCATGCAGCACATGCTCCTGCTCAAGCCGTTGTTAAGCATTTGAGCCCTGTTCATGCAGCTCCATCACACACATATGCTGCCCCAGCTGTTGTGAAGACCGTTGCTCCAGTATCATATGCTGCTCCAACCTACCATCATGCTGTTTCAGGTCCAGTATCATATGCTGCCCCAAGCTATCACCACACTGTTTCTGCTCCAGTTGTTGCTTCAGCCCCAGTGTCATATGCTGCCCCAACCTACCATCAAGCTGTATCTGGTCCAGTTGTTTCATATGCTGCCCCAACCCACTATAAATCTACTCCAGTCACCTACTCTACATCAAACATTGTGAAAAATGTCAGTCCCGTGACATATGCCACTGCTCCTGCTGCCCCAAGCCATGTTCATCAATACGTTTCATCACCTACTTATGCAGCACCAGCCAACTACCATGCCCATCCACAAACAGTCTATGTGGCTCCATCTGTGGTTAAAACTGTTTCCTCCCCAAGTTACTACAAATCCGCTCCAGTAGCTTACGCTACATCCGAATCCTACTCTGCACCAGCAACATACGTTAAGTCATCAGAGCATAACATTCAATACCAtcattaaataagttttttgttttattttgttttgttttcgttgtattgaaataaatatttaaaaaaaatgttttcgttaaAATTCCATTGTCAATATATCTTACAACCCTTCTCATCCCCTTCAGTCACAACTTATGACAGTCACAAAAATTGTGATCGCCTATGGAGCAGATCACAACTGAACAACAACTTAACGAAGAATTGTGACTCTCATAAGTTGTGTCTGTGGGGGAGAATCGCGGTATTAGTTCCTTTGAAATGTATATATCCAAAATATTCATTCTTCGTTAAGTTTTTCTACACAGTATTTTGTGTTGTTCCTATTGTTGAATAGTTTGCCGTTGTTTAGATTTTGTTAGTTTATTACCAGTAGcagaaacaaaaaacttaacgaaaatGAAGCAATTTGTATTGAAGTCGTCCtccattcatttttttcttcgatttttattcaaaatgtctTAAATTAACGAAAAGTTAGAATGTGATAATTCAAACGTGAGAATGACACACATAATGGCTTAACTTTAAAAGACGAAAGCAAACGGCATACACGAAAACGCATGACTCATTCTCCCGTTCGACTTCCCGTTTATGATTTTGCAACAGAGGTCCAGGTTTCGTTTCCCAAGACAGCCAATGcttttatacttttatttttcatcatttgaaaaaaagattttttagtacttttgtATCCAAGGCACAAAATCTGATTTCAGTAGAGATTTGTATTTGTAACTTTTGTTTCGTTAAGTTTACTCAAGTTAAATTGTAAGGTGTTTGAAATTCTCTGATTTAGTTTTATTGTTTTCCGTTTTTGGTATAGAAATGATTAAAAAGGACACAGGAAAAGTAAAAGGTTTCCGGTAAAAGCGTGATAACGGTACTAA encodes:
- the LOC129919460 gene encoding cuticle protein-like isoform X2, which translates into the protein MAFKFVLAFALVAVASAGYVPQPQVYHAAPVAHTVAVAQAPQHILTKSVEEYDPHPQYNVAYNVHDSITGDVKSQSESRDGDVVNGEYSLIDADGYKRTVSYSADAEHGFNAVVNRVPIHEGEHAAHAPAQAVVKHLSPVHAAPSHTYAAPAVVKTVAPVSYAAPTYHHAVSGPVSYAAPSYHHTVSAPVVASAPVSYAAPTYHQAVSGPVVSYAAPTHYKSTPVTYSTSNIVKNVSPVTYATAPAAPSHVHQYVSSPTYAAPANYHAHPQTVYVAPSVVKTVSSPSYYKSAPVAYATSESYSAPATYVKSSEHNIQYHH
- the LOC129919460 gene encoding cuticle protein-like isoform X1: MFVVLHFVQKLLFCKRKNSLQCEFLFENVGQKNVQKLCVLFCYLRSFFYVLERVWFVLAFALVAVASAGYVPQPQVYHAAPVAHTVAVAQAPQHILTKSVEEYDPHPQYNVAYNVHDSITGDVKSQSESRDGDVVNGEYSLIDADGYKRTVSYSADAEHGFNAVVNRVPIHEGEHAAHAPAQAVVKHLSPVHAAPSHTYAAPAVVKTVAPVSYAAPTYHHAVSGPVSYAAPSYHHTVSAPVVASAPVSYAAPTYHQAVSGPVVSYAAPTHYKSTPVTYSTSNIVKNVSPVTYATAPAAPSHVHQYVSSPTYAAPANYHAHPQTVYVAPSVVKTVSSPSYYKSAPVAYATSESYSAPATYVKSSEHNIQYHH